The Cloeon dipterum chromosome 3, ieCloDipt1.1, whole genome shotgun sequence genome includes a region encoding these proteins:
- the Sec31 gene encoding protein transport protein Sec31A isoform X1, whose protein sequence is MRVKEVERTVNVAWSPPDQHPTLLAGGTAAQQLDATFSTTSALELFSLNLSEPGTDMEKVAGVQTDQRFHKLVWSMDNLIAGCDGGIVEIYSPQEMLGGQKDLKIKKNGHSGAVKALDINPYQQNLLASGAGDSEIFIWDLVQMTSPMTPGAKVTPPDAVSWLSWNRQVQHILASTFASRCVVWDLRKNEPIIKLADSNSHVRWNVVAWHPDVATQLCLSSEDDMAPVVQLWDLRFATSPLKTMLGHTRAVTCISWCEKDPDLLLSCGRDNRILCWNPNENTQGHELLCEIQTPHQWLFDVSWCPRYPSLISCSSFDGHVSIYSLTGGQQAPTVTTSKIADSFPGMESLAPAVVAQPVVQTHVDLRKPPKWLRRTAGSSFAFGGRLVQYSTDEPNKVIISQLVSEPELLTRAAKLEHVLSQGMYSEFCYEQLQTASSPQLKTLWQYLGAQFEAHPQSATLTLLGYPLDQINSSINAALGDDINKLTNDVSHLTTNGDLQTEEFDQSFPYSDLPTEKFCIPSSLDPEGQIGQALLVGKLEAAVELCLQQNRMADALLLAMTGGAKLLAQTQMRYFKQSKGWLSHLINAVVSHDWKSIIATCSLSSWPQLLAGILTHANGEDFYLLCQQLGERLESDAEYKSFAQVCYLCSGNVDKLVSSWDTNFAPSSNLQLQEMVQGALLLQIAASQSQGRTIPTTGSLANLLSKYAFLLASQGALTSALSCLETAQDESALELKDRLTTGLGMKSQPRAVQKQHLQQQQTFRRPSGPQIPTQPWPRSRTVSQSSGYDQPAVQAYPSSGPVYPQTSPVYQPAPSLYQPTPNVYPPAPSPSPYPTPMQPAATGSPSPAPPPPTTGGKPSGIGSGLSRKYIADPSVQNNSSYGQSYGGGQYGQASSYPSSPYSGSPYGADNSYSSSQQPSVFSPMPSAALPSDQSFNNSSYSSYTGVYYGYAEPQASVAPAPRPQPKLMESQLAPPGWNDPPPISKPVQKKSDINAPAPITCPLYGVAPAEPEPVNTGMPGFYQPMMPQNPMSQMPQNQMSQMPYNQMSQMPNQQYNIMQPAATAPVSPVRKATICEPPKPKAEIPAEHQIIATVLTSLKDQCISLAPNPQIRRKMEDVGRKLEILFDSLREYKFQKMLQLSENSFASFHELIRHIQAGDYQGSLQLHTVMISGPEFSQMSAFMPSIKVLIQTSAQLGAHVQ, encoded by the exons ATGAGAGTGAAAGAGGTCGAGAGGACCGTGAACGTGGCGTGGTCGCCTCCTGACCAGCATCCAACCCTACTGGCTGGAGGAACGGCGGCCCAGCAACTGGATGCCACTTTCAGCACTACGTCTGCGCTGGAGTTGTTCTCTTTGAACCTGAGTGAGCCAGGCACAGACATGGAAAAAGTTGCAGGAGTACAGACAGATCAGAG GTTCCACAAGCTAGTGTGGAGCATGGACAATTTGATTGCTGGTTGTGATGGAGGTATAGTCGAAATTTACAGTCCCCAGGAAATGCTGGGCGGACAAAAAGATCTGAAGATCAAGAAGAATGGACACAGTGGTGCTGTCAAGGCTCTTGACATAAATCCATATCAA caaaatttattagctTCTGGTGCTGGTGACTCAGAAATTTTCATCTGGGACTTGGTACAAATGACAAGTCCAATGACCCCTGGAGCCAAGGTGACTCCACCAGACGCAGTCAGTTGGCTGTCTTGGAACAGACAAG tGCAACATATTCTGGCTTCCACTTTTGCATCCAGATGCGTGGTCTGGGATCTGCGTAAAAACGAACCCATCATCAAACTAGCTGACTCAAACTCTCAT GTTCGCTGGAACGTGGTTGCTTGGCATCCAGACGTGGCCACGCAGTTATGTCTGTCCTCTGAAGACGACATGGCACCAGTGGTGCAGCTGTGGGACCTGCGATTCGCCACTTCGCCCCTCAAAACCATGCTGGGCCATACAAGGGCAGTCACTTGTATCTCTTGGTGTGAGAAGGACCCAGATCTTCTGCTCAGTTGCGGCAGGGACAACAGGATTCTCTGCTGGAATCCAAATGAGAACACTCaa GGCCATGAACTTCTCTGTGAAATTCAAACTCCGCATCAGTGGCTCTTTGACGTTTCTTGGTGCCCTAGATATCCTTCCCTCATATCCTGCTCCAGCTTTGATGGCCATGTTAGCATTTACTCCTTGACTGGTGGCCAACAAGCGCCCACTGTAACAACTAGCAAG ATTGCAGACTCATTTCCCGGCATGGAGAGCCTTGCGCCTGCAGTTGTGGCTCAGCCAGTCGTTCAAACCCACGTGGACCTGAGAAAACCGCCAAAGTGGTTAAGAAGGACTGCAGGATCCTCTTTTGCT tttggtgGCCGTCTAGTTCAATATTCTACTGACGAGCCGAACAAAGTAATCATCAGCCAATTGGTGTCTGAGCCAGAGCTGCTCACCCGCGCCGCAAAACTGGAGCACGTACTTAGCCAGGGCATGTACTCTGAGTTCTGCTACGAGCAACTGCAGACTGCTTCGTCGCCGCAGCTAAAAACCCTGTGGCAGTACTTGGGTGCCCAGTTTGAAGCTCACCCTCAGTCGGCTACGCTCACCTTGCTAGGCTACCCCCTTGACCAAATAAACAGCAGCATCAACGCGGCTCTTGGCGATGACATCAATAAACTGACCAATGATGTCTCTCATTTGACCACTAAT gGTGATCTCCAGACTGAAGAATTCGACCAGAGT TTCCCCTATTCGGATCTTCCAACCGAAAAATTCTGCATCCCTAGCTCGCTTGACCCAGAAGGTCAAATTGGCCAGGCACTGTTGGTTGGAAAACTGGAAGCGGCTGTGGAGTTGTGTCTTCAACAAAACCGAATGGCCGACGCGCTGCTTCTCGCCATGACTGGCGGGGCAAAACTGCTTGCCCAAACGCAGATGCGCTACTTCAAG CAATCGAAAGGCTGGCTTTCTCATCTGATTAACGCTGTTGTGAGCCATGACTGGAAGTCTATTATTGCCACTTGCTCGTTGTCCTCGTGGCCGCAACTTTTGGCTGGAATCCTCACCCACGCGAACGGGGAGGACTTCTATTTACTGTGTC aACAACTTGGCGAAAGACTAGAGAGTGATGCAGAATACAAATCGTTTGCCCAGGTTTGTTACCTTTGCTCCGGCAATGTGGACAAACTTGTTTCTTCATGGGACACAAACTTTGCTCCAAGCAGCAATTTGCAGCTgcag GAAATGGTCCAAGGAGCTCTTTTGCTCCAAATAGCTGCGTCCCAGTCTCAGGGTAGAACGATTCCGACTACGGGAAGTCTGGCTAACTTGCTGTCCAAGTACGCCTTCCTTCTGGCCTCTCAGGGCGCCCTGACTTCAGCCCTGTCCTGTTTGGAGACTGCCCAAGAT gaGTCTGCCCTTGAGCTGAAAGACAGACTGACAACAGGTCTTGGCATGAAGAGCCAGCCCAGAGCTGTGCAGAAACAGcatctgcagcagcagcaaacatTCAGGAGGCCCAGTGGCCCGCAGATTCCTACACAGCCG TGGCCGAGATCGCGAACTGTTAGTCAGTCAAGTGGTTACGACCAACCGGCAGTGCAGGCTTACCCTTCCAGTGGTCCAGTGTACCCGCAGACTTCGCCTGTGTATCAACCGGCACCCAGTTTGTATCAGCCCACGCCAAATGTGTACCCTCCGGCGCCCTCACCTTCTCCTTATCCGACTCCAATGCAGCCTGCAGCCACCGGGTCTCCTTCACCTGCCCCTCCTCCGCCGACAACTGGAGGCAAACCTTCAGGAATTGGCTCTGGCTTAA GCAGGAAATATATTGCCGACCCCTCTGTGCAAAATAACAGTTCTTACGGCCAAAGCTACGGTGGTGGACAGTATGGCCAGGCGAGTTCGTACCCATCATCTCCTTACTCTGGTAGTCCTTATGGAGCAGACAACAGCTACTCCTCGTCCCAGCAGCCCAGCGTCTTCTCTCCTATGCCGAGTGCTGCCTTACCCAGTGATCAGTCATTCAACAACTCTTCCTACTCCTCATACACAG GTGTTTATTATGGCTATGCAGAGCCGCAAGCTAGTGTGGCGCCTGCCCCGCGGCCACAGCCCAAACTGATGGAGAGCCAGCTCGCACCGCCAGGATGGAATGACCCACCACCAATCAGCAAGCCAGTGCAG aaaaaatctgACATTAATGCCCCCGCTCCCATAACCTGTCCTTTATATGGCGTTGCTCCTGCAGAACCTGAGCCAGTCAACACG GGTATGCCAGGGTTTTATCAGCCGATGATGCCTCAGAATCCGATGAGCCAAATGCCTCAGAATCAGATGAGCCAAATGCCTTACAATCAGATGAGCCAGATGCCAAACCAACAGTATAATATCATGCAGCCTGCTGCCACAGCGCCTGTATCGCCGGTGAGAAAGGCCACCATCTGCGAGCCTCCTAAGCCCAAGGCGGAAATTCCTGCTGAGCACCAAATCATCGCGACAGTGCTCACCTCGCTGAAGGATCAATGTATTAGTTTGGCACCAAATCCGCAGATACGCCGAAAGATGGAGGATGTTGGcaggaaattggaaattcttTTTGACAGCCTTCGCGAGTACAAG tttcaaaaaatgttacagCTCTCGGAGAACTCTTTTGCCTCGTTCCACGAACTGATCAGGCACATCCAGGCTGGCGACTACCAAGGCAGCCTGCAGCTTCACACAGTAATGATTTCTGGGCCAGAATTCTCGCAGATGTCCGCCTTCATGCCCAGCATCAAGGTCCTGATCCAGACCTCTGCTCAGCTTGGCGCCCATGTGCAGTAG
- the Sec31 gene encoding protein transport protein Sec31A isoform X4 produces the protein MRVKEVERTVNVAWSPPDQHPTLLAGGTAAQQLDATFSTTSALELFSLNLSEPGTDMEKVAGVQTDQRFHKLVWSMDNLIAGCDGGIVEIYSPQEMLGGQKDLKIKKNGHSGAVKALDINPYQQNLLASGAGDSEIFIWDLVQMTSPMTPGAKVTPPDAVSWLSWNRQVQHILASTFASRCVVWDLRKNEPIIKLADSNSHVRWNVVAWHPDVATQLCLSSEDDMAPVVQLWDLRFATSPLKTMLGHTRAVTCISWCEKDPDLLLSCGRDNRILCWNPNENTQGHELLCEIQTPHQWLFDVSWCPRYPSLISCSSFDGHVSIYSLTGGQQAPTVTTSKIADSFPGMESLAPAVVAQPVVQTHVDLRKPPKWLRRTAGSSFAFGGRLVQYSTDEPNKVIISQLVSEPELLTRAAKLEHVLSQGMYSEFCYEQLQTASSPQLKTLWQYLGAQFEAHPQSATLTLLGYPLDQINSSINAALGDDINKLTNDVSHLTTNGDLQTEEFDQSFPYSDLPTEKFCIPSSLDPEGQIGQALLVGKLEAAVELCLQQNRMADALLLAMTGGAKLLAQTQMRYFKQSKGWLSHLINAVVSHDWKSIIATCSLSSWPQLLAGILTHANGEDFYLLCQQLGERLESDAEYKSFAQVCYLCSGNVDKLVSSWDTNFAPSSNLQLQEMVQGALLLQIAASQSQGRTIPTTGSLANLLSKYAFLLASQGALTSALSCLETAQDESALELKDRLTTGLGMKSQPRAVQKQHLQQQQTFRRPSGPQIPTQPWPRSRTVSQSSGYDQPAVQAYPSSGPVYPQTSPVYQPAPSLYQPTPNVYPPAPSPSPYPTPMQPAATGSPSPAPPPPTTGGKPSGIGSGLSRKYIADPSVQNNSSYGQSYGGGQYGQASSYPSSPYSGSPYGADNSYSSSQQPSVFSPMPSAALPSDQSFNNSSYSSYTEPQASVAPAPRPQPKLMESQLAPPGWNDPPPISKPVQKKSDINAPAPITCPLYGVAPAEPEPVNTGMPGFYQPMMPQNPMSQMPQNQMSQMPYNQMSQMPNQQYNIMQPAATAPVSPVRKATICEPPKPKAEIPAEHQIIATVLTSLKDQCISLAPNPQIRRKMEDVGRKLEILFDSLREYKLSENSFASFHELIRHIQAGDYQGSLQLHTVMISGPEFSQMSAFMPSIKVLIQTSAQLGAHVQ, from the exons ATGAGAGTGAAAGAGGTCGAGAGGACCGTGAACGTGGCGTGGTCGCCTCCTGACCAGCATCCAACCCTACTGGCTGGAGGAACGGCGGCCCAGCAACTGGATGCCACTTTCAGCACTACGTCTGCGCTGGAGTTGTTCTCTTTGAACCTGAGTGAGCCAGGCACAGACATGGAAAAAGTTGCAGGAGTACAGACAGATCAGAG GTTCCACAAGCTAGTGTGGAGCATGGACAATTTGATTGCTGGTTGTGATGGAGGTATAGTCGAAATTTACAGTCCCCAGGAAATGCTGGGCGGACAAAAAGATCTGAAGATCAAGAAGAATGGACACAGTGGTGCTGTCAAGGCTCTTGACATAAATCCATATCAA caaaatttattagctTCTGGTGCTGGTGACTCAGAAATTTTCATCTGGGACTTGGTACAAATGACAAGTCCAATGACCCCTGGAGCCAAGGTGACTCCACCAGACGCAGTCAGTTGGCTGTCTTGGAACAGACAAG tGCAACATATTCTGGCTTCCACTTTTGCATCCAGATGCGTGGTCTGGGATCTGCGTAAAAACGAACCCATCATCAAACTAGCTGACTCAAACTCTCAT GTTCGCTGGAACGTGGTTGCTTGGCATCCAGACGTGGCCACGCAGTTATGTCTGTCCTCTGAAGACGACATGGCACCAGTGGTGCAGCTGTGGGACCTGCGATTCGCCACTTCGCCCCTCAAAACCATGCTGGGCCATACAAGGGCAGTCACTTGTATCTCTTGGTGTGAGAAGGACCCAGATCTTCTGCTCAGTTGCGGCAGGGACAACAGGATTCTCTGCTGGAATCCAAATGAGAACACTCaa GGCCATGAACTTCTCTGTGAAATTCAAACTCCGCATCAGTGGCTCTTTGACGTTTCTTGGTGCCCTAGATATCCTTCCCTCATATCCTGCTCCAGCTTTGATGGCCATGTTAGCATTTACTCCTTGACTGGTGGCCAACAAGCGCCCACTGTAACAACTAGCAAG ATTGCAGACTCATTTCCCGGCATGGAGAGCCTTGCGCCTGCAGTTGTGGCTCAGCCAGTCGTTCAAACCCACGTGGACCTGAGAAAACCGCCAAAGTGGTTAAGAAGGACTGCAGGATCCTCTTTTGCT tttggtgGCCGTCTAGTTCAATATTCTACTGACGAGCCGAACAAAGTAATCATCAGCCAATTGGTGTCTGAGCCAGAGCTGCTCACCCGCGCCGCAAAACTGGAGCACGTACTTAGCCAGGGCATGTACTCTGAGTTCTGCTACGAGCAACTGCAGACTGCTTCGTCGCCGCAGCTAAAAACCCTGTGGCAGTACTTGGGTGCCCAGTTTGAAGCTCACCCTCAGTCGGCTACGCTCACCTTGCTAGGCTACCCCCTTGACCAAATAAACAGCAGCATCAACGCGGCTCTTGGCGATGACATCAATAAACTGACCAATGATGTCTCTCATTTGACCACTAAT gGTGATCTCCAGACTGAAGAATTCGACCAGAGT TTCCCCTATTCGGATCTTCCAACCGAAAAATTCTGCATCCCTAGCTCGCTTGACCCAGAAGGTCAAATTGGCCAGGCACTGTTGGTTGGAAAACTGGAAGCGGCTGTGGAGTTGTGTCTTCAACAAAACCGAATGGCCGACGCGCTGCTTCTCGCCATGACTGGCGGGGCAAAACTGCTTGCCCAAACGCAGATGCGCTACTTCAAG CAATCGAAAGGCTGGCTTTCTCATCTGATTAACGCTGTTGTGAGCCATGACTGGAAGTCTATTATTGCCACTTGCTCGTTGTCCTCGTGGCCGCAACTTTTGGCTGGAATCCTCACCCACGCGAACGGGGAGGACTTCTATTTACTGTGTC aACAACTTGGCGAAAGACTAGAGAGTGATGCAGAATACAAATCGTTTGCCCAGGTTTGTTACCTTTGCTCCGGCAATGTGGACAAACTTGTTTCTTCATGGGACACAAACTTTGCTCCAAGCAGCAATTTGCAGCTgcag GAAATGGTCCAAGGAGCTCTTTTGCTCCAAATAGCTGCGTCCCAGTCTCAGGGTAGAACGATTCCGACTACGGGAAGTCTGGCTAACTTGCTGTCCAAGTACGCCTTCCTTCTGGCCTCTCAGGGCGCCCTGACTTCAGCCCTGTCCTGTTTGGAGACTGCCCAAGAT gaGTCTGCCCTTGAGCTGAAAGACAGACTGACAACAGGTCTTGGCATGAAGAGCCAGCCCAGAGCTGTGCAGAAACAGcatctgcagcagcagcaaacatTCAGGAGGCCCAGTGGCCCGCAGATTCCTACACAGCCG TGGCCGAGATCGCGAACTGTTAGTCAGTCAAGTGGTTACGACCAACCGGCAGTGCAGGCTTACCCTTCCAGTGGTCCAGTGTACCCGCAGACTTCGCCTGTGTATCAACCGGCACCCAGTTTGTATCAGCCCACGCCAAATGTGTACCCTCCGGCGCCCTCACCTTCTCCTTATCCGACTCCAATGCAGCCTGCAGCCACCGGGTCTCCTTCACCTGCCCCTCCTCCGCCGACAACTGGAGGCAAACCTTCAGGAATTGGCTCTGGCTTAA GCAGGAAATATATTGCCGACCCCTCTGTGCAAAATAACAGTTCTTACGGCCAAAGCTACGGTGGTGGACAGTATGGCCAGGCGAGTTCGTACCCATCATCTCCTTACTCTGGTAGTCCTTATGGAGCAGACAACAGCTACTCCTCGTCCCAGCAGCCCAGCGTCTTCTCTCCTATGCCGAGTGCTGCCTTACCCAGTGATCAGTCATTCAACAACTCTTCCTACTCCTCATACACAG AGCCGCAAGCTAGTGTGGCGCCTGCCCCGCGGCCACAGCCCAAACTGATGGAGAGCCAGCTCGCACCGCCAGGATGGAATGACCCACCACCAATCAGCAAGCCAGTGCAG aaaaaatctgACATTAATGCCCCCGCTCCCATAACCTGTCCTTTATATGGCGTTGCTCCTGCAGAACCTGAGCCAGTCAACACG GGTATGCCAGGGTTTTATCAGCCGATGATGCCTCAGAATCCGATGAGCCAAATGCCTCAGAATCAGATGAGCCAAATGCCTTACAATCAGATGAGCCAGATGCCAAACCAACAGTATAATATCATGCAGCCTGCTGCCACAGCGCCTGTATCGCCGGTGAGAAAGGCCACCATCTGCGAGCCTCCTAAGCCCAAGGCGGAAATTCCTGCTGAGCACCAAATCATCGCGACAGTGCTCACCTCGCTGAAGGATCAATGTATTAGTTTGGCACCAAATCCGCAGATACGCCGAAAGATGGAGGATGTTGGcaggaaattggaaattcttTTTGACAGCCTTCGCGAGTACAAG CTCTCGGAGAACTCTTTTGCCTCGTTCCACGAACTGATCAGGCACATCCAGGCTGGCGACTACCAAGGCAGCCTGCAGCTTCACACAGTAATGATTTCTGGGCCAGAATTCTCGCAGATGTCCGCCTTCATGCCCAGCATCAAGGTCCTGATCCAGACCTCTGCTCAGCTTGGCGCCCATGTGCAGTAG
- the Sec31 gene encoding protein transport protein Sec31A isoform X6 has protein sequence MRVKEVERTVNVAWSPPDQHPTLLAGGTAAQQLDATFSTTSALELFSLNLSEPGTDMEKVAGVQTDQRFHKLVWSMDNLIAGCDGGIVEIYSPQEMLGGQKDLKIKKNGHSGAVKALDINPYQQNLLASGAGDSEIFIWDLVQMTSPMTPGAKVTPPDAVSWLSWNRQVQHILASTFASRCVVWDLRKNEPIIKLADSNSHVRWNVVAWHPDVATQLCLSSEDDMAPVVQLWDLRFATSPLKTMLGHTRAVTCISWCEKDPDLLLSCGRDNRILCWNPNENTQGHELLCEIQTPHQWLFDVSWCPRYPSLISCSSFDGHVSIYSLTGGQQAPTVTTSKIADSFPGMESLAPAVVAQPVVQTHVDLRKPPKWLRRTAGSSFAFGGRLVQYSTDEPNKVIISQLVSEPELLTRAAKLEHVLSQGMYSEFCYEQLQTASSPQLKTLWQYLGAQFEAHPQSATLTLLGYPLDQINSSINAALGDDINKLTNDVSHLTTNGDLQTEEFDQSFPYSDLPTEKFCIPSSLDPEGQIGQALLVGKLEAAVELCLQQNRMADALLLAMTGGAKLLAQTQMRYFKQSKGWLSHLINAVVSHDWKSIIATCSLSSWPQLLAGILTHANGEDFYLLCQQLGERLESDAEYKSFAQVCYLCSGNVDKLVSSWDTNFAPSSNLQLQEMVQGALLLQIAASQSQGRTIPTTGSLANLLSKYAFLLASQGALTSALSCLETAQDESALELKDRLTTGLGMKSQPRAVQKQHLQQQQTFRRPSGPQIPTQPWPRSRTVSQSSGYDQPAVQAYPSSGPVYPQTSPVYQPAPSLYQPTPNVYPPAPSPSPYPTPMQPAATGSPSPAPPPPTTGGKPSGIGSGLSRKYIADPSVQNNSSYGQSYGGGQYGQASSYPSSPYSGSPYGADNSYSSSQQPSVFSPMPSAALPSDQSFNNSSYSSYTEPQASVAPAPRPQPKLMESQLAPPGWNDPPPISKPVQGMPGFYQPMMPQNPMSQMPQNQMSQMPYNQMSQMPNQQYNIMQPAATAPVSPVRKATICEPPKPKAEIPAEHQIIATVLTSLKDQCISLAPNPQIRRKMEDVGRKLEILFDSLREYKFQKMLQLSENSFASFHELIRHIQAGDYQGSLQLHTVMISGPEFSQMSAFMPSIKVLIQTSAQLGAHVQ, from the exons ATGAGAGTGAAAGAGGTCGAGAGGACCGTGAACGTGGCGTGGTCGCCTCCTGACCAGCATCCAACCCTACTGGCTGGAGGAACGGCGGCCCAGCAACTGGATGCCACTTTCAGCACTACGTCTGCGCTGGAGTTGTTCTCTTTGAACCTGAGTGAGCCAGGCACAGACATGGAAAAAGTTGCAGGAGTACAGACAGATCAGAG GTTCCACAAGCTAGTGTGGAGCATGGACAATTTGATTGCTGGTTGTGATGGAGGTATAGTCGAAATTTACAGTCCCCAGGAAATGCTGGGCGGACAAAAAGATCTGAAGATCAAGAAGAATGGACACAGTGGTGCTGTCAAGGCTCTTGACATAAATCCATATCAA caaaatttattagctTCTGGTGCTGGTGACTCAGAAATTTTCATCTGGGACTTGGTACAAATGACAAGTCCAATGACCCCTGGAGCCAAGGTGACTCCACCAGACGCAGTCAGTTGGCTGTCTTGGAACAGACAAG tGCAACATATTCTGGCTTCCACTTTTGCATCCAGATGCGTGGTCTGGGATCTGCGTAAAAACGAACCCATCATCAAACTAGCTGACTCAAACTCTCAT GTTCGCTGGAACGTGGTTGCTTGGCATCCAGACGTGGCCACGCAGTTATGTCTGTCCTCTGAAGACGACATGGCACCAGTGGTGCAGCTGTGGGACCTGCGATTCGCCACTTCGCCCCTCAAAACCATGCTGGGCCATACAAGGGCAGTCACTTGTATCTCTTGGTGTGAGAAGGACCCAGATCTTCTGCTCAGTTGCGGCAGGGACAACAGGATTCTCTGCTGGAATCCAAATGAGAACACTCaa GGCCATGAACTTCTCTGTGAAATTCAAACTCCGCATCAGTGGCTCTTTGACGTTTCTTGGTGCCCTAGATATCCTTCCCTCATATCCTGCTCCAGCTTTGATGGCCATGTTAGCATTTACTCCTTGACTGGTGGCCAACAAGCGCCCACTGTAACAACTAGCAAG ATTGCAGACTCATTTCCCGGCATGGAGAGCCTTGCGCCTGCAGTTGTGGCTCAGCCAGTCGTTCAAACCCACGTGGACCTGAGAAAACCGCCAAAGTGGTTAAGAAGGACTGCAGGATCCTCTTTTGCT tttggtgGCCGTCTAGTTCAATATTCTACTGACGAGCCGAACAAAGTAATCATCAGCCAATTGGTGTCTGAGCCAGAGCTGCTCACCCGCGCCGCAAAACTGGAGCACGTACTTAGCCAGGGCATGTACTCTGAGTTCTGCTACGAGCAACTGCAGACTGCTTCGTCGCCGCAGCTAAAAACCCTGTGGCAGTACTTGGGTGCCCAGTTTGAAGCTCACCCTCAGTCGGCTACGCTCACCTTGCTAGGCTACCCCCTTGACCAAATAAACAGCAGCATCAACGCGGCTCTTGGCGATGACATCAATAAACTGACCAATGATGTCTCTCATTTGACCACTAAT gGTGATCTCCAGACTGAAGAATTCGACCAGAGT TTCCCCTATTCGGATCTTCCAACCGAAAAATTCTGCATCCCTAGCTCGCTTGACCCAGAAGGTCAAATTGGCCAGGCACTGTTGGTTGGAAAACTGGAAGCGGCTGTGGAGTTGTGTCTTCAACAAAACCGAATGGCCGACGCGCTGCTTCTCGCCATGACTGGCGGGGCAAAACTGCTTGCCCAAACGCAGATGCGCTACTTCAAG CAATCGAAAGGCTGGCTTTCTCATCTGATTAACGCTGTTGTGAGCCATGACTGGAAGTCTATTATTGCCACTTGCTCGTTGTCCTCGTGGCCGCAACTTTTGGCTGGAATCCTCACCCACGCGAACGGGGAGGACTTCTATTTACTGTGTC aACAACTTGGCGAAAGACTAGAGAGTGATGCAGAATACAAATCGTTTGCCCAGGTTTGTTACCTTTGCTCCGGCAATGTGGACAAACTTGTTTCTTCATGGGACACAAACTTTGCTCCAAGCAGCAATTTGCAGCTgcag GAAATGGTCCAAGGAGCTCTTTTGCTCCAAATAGCTGCGTCCCAGTCTCAGGGTAGAACGATTCCGACTACGGGAAGTCTGGCTAACTTGCTGTCCAAGTACGCCTTCCTTCTGGCCTCTCAGGGCGCCCTGACTTCAGCCCTGTCCTGTTTGGAGACTGCCCAAGAT gaGTCTGCCCTTGAGCTGAAAGACAGACTGACAACAGGTCTTGGCATGAAGAGCCAGCCCAGAGCTGTGCAGAAACAGcatctgcagcagcagcaaacatTCAGGAGGCCCAGTGGCCCGCAGATTCCTACACAGCCG TGGCCGAGATCGCGAACTGTTAGTCAGTCAAGTGGTTACGACCAACCGGCAGTGCAGGCTTACCCTTCCAGTGGTCCAGTGTACCCGCAGACTTCGCCTGTGTATCAACCGGCACCCAGTTTGTATCAGCCCACGCCAAATGTGTACCCTCCGGCGCCCTCACCTTCTCCTTATCCGACTCCAATGCAGCCTGCAGCCACCGGGTCTCCTTCACCTGCCCCTCCTCCGCCGACAACTGGAGGCAAACCTTCAGGAATTGGCTCTGGCTTAA GCAGGAAATATATTGCCGACCCCTCTGTGCAAAATAACAGTTCTTACGGCCAAAGCTACGGTGGTGGACAGTATGGCCAGGCGAGTTCGTACCCATCATCTCCTTACTCTGGTAGTCCTTATGGAGCAGACAACAGCTACTCCTCGTCCCAGCAGCCCAGCGTCTTCTCTCCTATGCCGAGTGCTGCCTTACCCAGTGATCAGTCATTCAACAACTCTTCCTACTCCTCATACACAG AGCCGCAAGCTAGTGTGGCGCCTGCCCCGCGGCCACAGCCCAAACTGATGGAGAGCCAGCTCGCACCGCCAGGATGGAATGACCCACCACCAATCAGCAAGCCAGTGCAG GGTATGCCAGGGTTTTATCAGCCGATGATGCCTCAGAATCCGATGAGCCAAATGCCTCAGAATCAGATGAGCCAAATGCCTTACAATCAGATGAGCCAGATGCCAAACCAACAGTATAATATCATGCAGCCTGCTGCCACAGCGCCTGTATCGCCGGTGAGAAAGGCCACCATCTGCGAGCCTCCTAAGCCCAAGGCGGAAATTCCTGCTGAGCACCAAATCATCGCGACAGTGCTCACCTCGCTGAAGGATCAATGTATTAGTTTGGCACCAAATCCGCAGATACGCCGAAAGATGGAGGATGTTGGcaggaaattggaaattcttTTTGACAGCCTTCGCGAGTACAAG tttcaaaaaatgttacagCTCTCGGAGAACTCTTTTGCCTCGTTCCACGAACTGATCAGGCACATCCAGGCTGGCGACTACCAAGGCAGCCTGCAGCTTCACACAGTAATGATTTCTGGGCCAGAATTCTCGCAGATGTCCGCCTTCATGCCCAGCATCAAGGTCCTGATCCAGACCTCTGCTCAGCTTGGCGCCCATGTGCAGTAG